The Mesorhizobium sp. B1-1-8 genome contains a region encoding:
- the kynU gene encoding kynureninase: protein MTDFSRTRQLFDLPDGVIYLDGNSLGPLPKAAVAAVNRLMTEEWGKDLIRAWNTRGWIAKPRTVGDRIARLIGTPPNSVVVGDTLSIKVYQALASALALRPQRRVILSDSGNFPSDLYMAEGLIALLDRGYELRTPEPEDVEAAINEDVAVVMLTEVDYRTGRIHDMGGVTAKVHAAGAVTIWDLAHSAGAMPIDLVGARADFAVGCTYKYLNGGPGAPAFIYVAEQHIAGARPALSGWLGHGAPFDFDLHYRPAETVERLRIGTPPLLSFAALEAALEVWDEVDLHDLRARSIELSELFIAEVEARCPELALASPRDPNRRGSQVSFRFPDGYAAMQALIARGVIGDFRAPDIMRFGFTPLYIGREDILAAVDILEDVMTNRLWDNATYRRRAAVT from the coding sequence ATGACCGATTTTTCCAGGACGCGCCAGTTGTTCGATTTGCCCGACGGCGTCATCTATCTCGATGGCAATTCGCTCGGGCCGTTGCCCAAGGCGGCGGTGGCAGCGGTGAACCGGCTGATGACCGAGGAATGGGGCAAGGACCTGATCCGCGCCTGGAACACGCGCGGCTGGATCGCCAAGCCGCGCACGGTGGGCGACAGGATCGCCAGGCTGATCGGCACGCCGCCAAACAGCGTCGTCGTCGGCGACACCTTGTCGATCAAGGTCTACCAGGCATTGGCGTCGGCGCTTGCCTTGCGGCCGCAGCGGCGCGTCATTCTCTCCGACAGCGGCAATTTCCCGAGCGACCTCTATATGGCGGAAGGGCTGATCGCGCTGCTCGACCGCGGCTATGAACTGCGCACGCCGGAACCGGAGGATGTCGAGGCGGCGATTAACGAGGATGTAGCGGTGGTCATGCTGACCGAAGTCGACTATCGCACCGGGCGCATCCACGACATGGGCGGGGTCACCGCGAAAGTCCACGCCGCCGGTGCGGTCACCATCTGGGATCTCGCTCATTCGGCCGGCGCCATGCCGATCGATCTTGTCGGCGCGCGCGCCGATTTTGCCGTCGGCTGCACCTATAAATACCTCAATGGCGGCCCCGGCGCGCCGGCCTTCATCTATGTCGCGGAGCAGCATATCGCCGGCGCGCGCCCTGCCCTTTCGGGCTGGCTCGGCCATGGCGCGCCGTTCGATTTCGACCTGCACTACCGGCCGGCCGAAACCGTCGAGCGGTTGCGCATCGGCACGCCGCCGCTGCTGTCCTTCGCCGCACTCGAGGCGGCGCTCGAGGTGTGGGACGAGGTCGACCTGCACGATCTCCGCGCGCGCTCGATCGAGCTCTCCGAACTGTTCATCGCCGAGGTCGAGGCGCGCTGCCCCGAGCTGGCGCTCGCCAGTCCGCGCGACCCAAACCGGCGCGGCAGCCAGGTGTCGTTCCGTTTCCCGGACGGCTACGCCGCCATGCAGGCGCTGATCGCGCGCGGCGTGATCGGTGATTTCCGCGCCCCCGACATCATGCGCTTCGGCTTCACGCCGCTCTATATCGGCCGCGAGGATATTCTGGCCGCTGTCGACATCCTCGAAGACGTGATGACGAACCGGCTTTGGGACAATGCGACCTACAGGCGCCGCGCGGCGGTGACGTGA
- a CDS encoding DUF6496 domain-containing protein — protein sequence MPDKKTIEKAQKDKREGKSPTTQAGEFVHEEIDKIRRGEHGARSTKQAIAIGLSEARRAGVDLPPPKKGKAKESTRKSAEYAYEAGQGERKTQRRPKVSKAVSEVLEHEPKSTASHQALSRQTKGAASRRTVKERSAAAKKAAETKGASGRSAAARKAAQTKGAAGRKKAARKAAETRAGRT from the coding sequence ATGCCGGACAAGAAAACCATCGAGAAGGCGCAAAAGGACAAGCGCGAAGGCAAGTCGCCGACCACCCAGGCCGGCGAGTTTGTGCACGAAGAGATTGACAAGATCCGCCGCGGCGAGCACGGAGCGCGCTCGACGAAGCAGGCCATCGCCATCGGCCTTTCCGAGGCGCGCCGCGCAGGGGTCGACCTGCCGCCGCCCAAGAAAGGCAAGGCCAAGGAGAGTACACGCAAGAGCGCGGAATACGCCTATGAGGCGGGCCAGGGAGAGCGCAAAACGCAGCGCCGCCCGAAGGTCTCGAAGGCTGTCTCCGAGGTGCTTGAGCATGAACCGAAGAGCACGGCATCACATCAGGCGCTGTCACGGCAAACCAAAGGCGCGGCATCACGCCGGACCGTGAAGGAACGTTCGGCTGCGGCCAAGAAGGCCGCCGAGACGAAGGGCGCATCCGGCCGCTCGGCCGCCGCGCGCAAGGCAGCGCAGACCAAGGGGGCGGCTGGACGAAAAAAAGCAGCGCGCAAGGCTGCCGAGACGCGTGCGGGCCGCACCTAG
- a CDS encoding ABC transporter ATP-binding protein/permease: MSDAKPKPKPAGGAGQRSARKPRRQTPRKNASRQKASSEEKRHEEARQQQPRGEKPSEDKLRRDESGEDKPRDQDKPREKKHSAVEAASEVVGEAAPPPPDPVEPDPELTPEEAAQARKKYLLRRFWIGGRGYWGRHGDKLAWPLTIGLLVLISANVGFQYGINVWNRSIFDAIEQRNAHTVYVLSAVFLPLVAGSIGLVVAQVYLRMTMERRWRSWLTTAVIARWLANGRYYQLNLVSGDHQNPEARISEDLRIATESPVEFIAGVLNAFLAASTFIVVLWTIGGALSFTLGGSTITVPGFLVITAVIYAVITSTSMFVIGRDFVQLSEQKNQAEAEFRYVLTRVRENGESIALLGGEEEENSGIDRTFGGVLRRWARLTGQHMRTALVSQGSSLFAPVVPVLLSAPKFLDGTMSLGQVMQAASAFAIVQAAFGWLVDNYPRLADWNASAHRIASLMMSLDALERAEQNDTLGRIQHGETADGAILSLNNLSVTLDDGTSVVKETEVMIEPGERVLVSGESGTGKSTLVRAIAGLWPWGSGSVDFRPDRRLFMLPQRPYVPTGTLRRAVAYPAAADNWTSKEIKAVLDKVGLAYLAAKLEEEAPWDQTLSGGEKQRLAFARLLLHAPDIVVLDEATSALDEKSQDNMMGIVMRELPKVTIVSVAHRAELEAFHTRKITLERQKGGARLVSDVNLVPLKRKRNLIQRALWGSGAWTQGRPGPK, from the coding sequence ATGTCCGACGCGAAACCCAAACCGAAACCGGCCGGCGGCGCCGGACAGCGCAGTGCCCGCAAACCGCGGCGGCAGACGCCGCGCAAGAATGCGTCGCGCCAAAAGGCGTCGAGTGAAGAAAAGCGCCATGAGGAGGCGCGCCAACAGCAGCCCCGCGGCGAGAAGCCTAGCGAAGACAAGCTCCGCCGAGACGAGTCCGGCGAAGACAAGCCCCGCGACCAAGACAAGCCCCGCGAGAAGAAGCATTCGGCCGTCGAAGCGGCCTCCGAGGTTGTCGGCGAGGCTGCACCGCCGCCGCCGGATCCGGTCGAACCCGATCCGGAGCTGACGCCCGAAGAAGCCGCGCAGGCGCGCAAGAAATACCTGTTGCGGCGGTTCTGGATCGGCGGGCGCGGCTACTGGGGCAGGCACGGCGACAAGCTCGCCTGGCCGTTGACGATCGGGCTCCTGGTCCTGATCAGCGCCAATGTCGGCTTCCAGTATGGCATCAATGTCTGGAACCGCTCGATCTTCGACGCCATAGAGCAGCGCAACGCCCACACGGTCTATGTGCTGAGCGCCGTGTTCCTGCCGCTGGTCGCCGGCAGCATCGGCCTCGTCGTCGCGCAGGTTTACCTGCGCATGACGATGGAGCGCCGCTGGCGTTCTTGGCTCACCACCGCGGTCATCGCGCGCTGGCTGGCCAACGGCCGCTACTATCAATTGAACCTCGTAAGCGGCGACCATCAGAATCCCGAGGCCCGCATCTCGGAGGATCTGCGCATCGCCACCGAGTCGCCCGTCGAATTCATCGCCGGCGTGCTCAACGCGTTCCTGGCGGCCTCGACCTTCATCGTGGTGCTGTGGACGATCGGCGGGGCACTCAGCTTCACGCTCGGCGGCTCGACCATCACCGTGCCCGGCTTCCTCGTCATAACCGCCGTAATCTATGCCGTGATCACCTCCACCTCGATGTTCGTCATCGGCCGCGATTTCGTGCAGCTCTCGGAGCAGAAGAACCAGGCGGAAGCCGAATTCCGCTATGTCCTGACGCGCGTGCGAGAAAACGGCGAAAGCATCGCCCTGCTGGGCGGCGAGGAGGAGGAGAACAGCGGCATCGACAGGACTTTTGGTGGCGTGCTGAGGCGCTGGGCGCGGCTCACCGGCCAGCACATGCGCACCGCACTTGTCTCGCAAGGCTCGAGCCTGTTCGCGCCGGTGGTGCCGGTGCTGCTGAGCGCGCCAAAATTCCTCGACGGCACGATGTCGCTCGGCCAGGTCATGCAGGCGGCTTCCGCCTTCGCCATCGTGCAGGCCGCGTTCGGCTGGCTGGTCGACAATTACCCGCGCCTGGCCGACTGGAACGCGTCGGCCCACCGCATCGCCTCGCTGATGATGTCGCTCGACGCGCTGGAGCGCGCCGAACAGAACGACACTCTGGGACGCATCCAGCACGGCGAAACGGCAGACGGTGCGATCCTCAGCCTCAACAATCTGTCCGTGACGCTGGACGACGGCACTTCCGTGGTCAAGGAAACCGAGGTGATGATCGAGCCGGGCGAGCGGGTGCTGGTCTCAGGCGAATCCGGCACGGGCAAGTCGACGCTGGTGCGGGCCATCGCCGGCCTATGGCCATGGGGCAGCGGCAGCGTCGATTTCCGCCCCGACAGGCGGCTGTTCATGCTGCCGCAGCGCCCCTACGTCCCGACAGGCACGCTGCGCCGTGCCGTTGCCTACCCCGCCGCCGCCGACAACTGGACGAGCAAGGAAATCAAGGCTGTCCTCGACAAGGTCGGTCTCGCCTATCTCGCCGCCAAACTTGAGGAAGAGGCGCCGTGGGACCAGACGCTGTCGGGCGGCGAAAAGCAGCGACTGGCATTTGCACGGCTCTTGTTGCATGCCCCCGACATCGTCGTGCTGGACGAAGCGACTTCGGCGCTGGACGAGAAGAGCCAGGACAACATGATGGGAATCGTGATGCGCGAATTGCCCAAGGTCACCATCGTCAGCGTGGCGCACCGCGCCGAGCTCGAAGCCTTCCATACCCGCAAGATCACGCTGGAGCGGCAGAAGGGCGGCGCCAGGCTGGTCAGTGATGTCAACCTCGTCCCGCTCAAGCGCAAACGGAATTTGATCCAGCGGGCGCTTTGGGGGAGTGGGGCGTGGACCCAGGGACGGCCGGGGCCGAAATAG
- a CDS encoding LysE family transporter, translating into MSELVTIFSILGVFLLGAMSPGPSFVVVSRIAVAGERKDGLAAAIGMGIGGFIFATIAVAGLTALLVQVAWLDIFLRIAGGAYLLWIGIKIWRGANEPIEIGTDVSARAGSFWRALRRAVLVQLANPKTAIFYASMFAAMLPASPPLWMLLVLPPLLFCNEFVWYAIVAFAFSSSRPRSAYLGAKHWIDRAAGAVVGALGLKLMVEGMAAARRGFSG; encoded by the coding sequence TTGTCCGAGCTTGTGACGATCTTTTCCATCCTGGGCGTTTTCCTGTTGGGCGCGATGAGCCCCGGGCCAAGCTTCGTCGTCGTCTCCCGCATCGCGGTCGCCGGCGAACGCAAGGACGGTCTGGCCGCCGCCATCGGCATGGGCATTGGCGGCTTCATCTTCGCCACCATTGCGGTCGCGGGCCTGACCGCGCTGCTTGTCCAGGTTGCCTGGCTGGATATCTTTCTGCGCATCGCCGGCGGCGCCTATCTGTTATGGATCGGCATAAAGATCTGGCGCGGCGCCAACGAGCCGATCGAGATCGGCACCGATGTGTCGGCTCGCGCCGGCTCGTTCTGGCGGGCGCTGCGCCGCGCGGTTCTCGTGCAGCTCGCGAACCCGAAGACCGCCATCTTCTATGCCTCGATGTTCGCCGCCATGCTGCCGGCCTCGCCGCCGCTCTGGATGCTGCTCGTGCTGCCGCCGCTGCTCTTCTGCAACGAGTTCGTCTGGTACGCGATCGTCGCTTTCGCCTTCTCATCGAGCAGGCCGCGCTCGGCTTATCTCGGCGCCAAACACTGGATCGACCGCGCCGCCGGCGCCGTGGTCGGAGCGCTCGGCCTGAAGCTGATGGTCGAGGGCATGGCCGCGGCGCGCCGGGGCTTCAGCGGATAG
- a CDS encoding ABC transporter permease, producing the protein MAAARTRRTVGEKLWATAVWMLVAFFVLNIFALVATVVVNSFATRWLGTWLPAGFTDRWYGSAWSEFQLGYVLIATFEIVGAVVVISGLVGVPAAYALARRDFPGKRAVMLLFLLPILVPPMTYGIPLATVLYSTPFGGTMWGVILANLVPTVPFVILVMIPFIEQIDPKIEQAARVFGANTLRLFIHVLAPLLVPGVLAALLLVLVRTIAMFELTFLTAGPTSQTLVVSLYYAVFAAGVRAGQSIDAMAVIYMITTLIWLLIALRFVSPTQIVTRAKQQPAHR; encoded by the coding sequence ATGGCGGCGGCACGGACCAGGCGGACGGTCGGCGAGAAGCTGTGGGCGACGGCGGTCTGGATGCTGGTCGCCTTCTTCGTCCTCAACATCTTCGCCCTTGTTGCGACGGTTGTCGTCAACTCCTTCGCCACGCGTTGGCTGGGCACATGGCTGCCGGCCGGCTTCACCGATCGCTGGTATGGCAGCGCCTGGAGCGAGTTCCAGCTCGGCTATGTGCTGATCGCGACCTTCGAGATCGTCGGCGCCGTGGTCGTCATCTCCGGTCTGGTCGGCGTGCCGGCGGCCTATGCCCTTGCCCGCCGCGACTTTCCCGGCAAGCGGGCCGTGATGCTTTTGTTCCTGCTGCCGATCCTCGTTCCGCCGATGACCTACGGCATCCCGCTCGCCACCGTGCTCTATTCGACGCCGTTCGGCGGCACGATGTGGGGGGTGATCCTCGCCAACCTCGTGCCGACCGTGCCCTTCGTCATCCTGGTGATGATCCCGTTCATCGAGCAGATCGATCCGAAGATCGAACAGGCCGCGCGCGTTTTCGGCGCCAACACGCTCAGGCTGTTCATCCACGTGCTTGCGCCGCTGCTTGTGCCGGGCGTGCTTGCGGCGCTGCTGCTGGTGCTGGTGCGCACCATCGCCATGTTCGAACTGACCTTCCTGACCGCCGGCCCGACCAGCCAGACGCTCGTCGTCTCGCTTTACTATGCCGTGTTCGCTGCCGGTGTCCGCGCCGGGCAGTCGATCGACGCCATGGCGGTCATCTACATGATCACCACGCTGATCTGGCTGCTGATTGCGCTGCGCTTCGTCAGCCCGACACAGATCGTCACGCGCGCCAAGCAGCAGCCGGCCCATCGATAG
- a CDS encoding carbohydrate ABC transporter permease produces MSARLAARGLDGVTLLVLPAAAFVILLFVYPFLYGLWLSFQPKEGGMFANYARFFSDPFLYQTISRTLWIAVPATLFNVIASVPVAMRVRLLRNQRLLTTILILPITLGTVLVAEGMLNYLGPKGWMNQVLILFGLVGRPIRLIHNYWGVFLSLVITGFPFTFLLTLSYITGIDPSLEQAAATLGANARQRFVNIVLPLLASGLAITFCLSFVQAFAVFPSAVLLGAPAGPTRVISIAAYEAAFEQYDYSLASAIAMVMAAVQLVIVIAVLGARALLYRGSAAGGKG; encoded by the coding sequence CTGTCGGCCCGCCTCGCCGCGCGCGGGCTGGACGGTGTGACGCTGCTCGTTTTGCCGGCCGCGGCTTTCGTTATCCTGCTGTTCGTCTATCCCTTCCTTTACGGGCTGTGGCTGTCGTTCCAGCCGAAGGAAGGCGGCATGTTCGCCAACTACGCCAGGTTCTTCTCCGATCCGTTCCTCTACCAGACGATTTCCAGGACGCTGTGGATCGCCGTGCCCGCGACGCTGTTCAATGTCATCGCCTCGGTGCCGGTCGCCATGCGCGTGCGGCTGCTCCGCAACCAGCGGCTGCTCACCACCATCCTGATCCTGCCGATCACCCTGGGCACGGTGCTGGTCGCCGAAGGCATGCTCAACTATCTCGGCCCGAAAGGCTGGATGAACCAGGTGCTGATCCTGTTCGGCCTGGTCGGGCGGCCGATCCGGCTGATCCATAATTACTGGGGCGTGTTCCTGTCGCTGGTGATCACCGGCTTTCCCTTCACCTTCCTGCTGACCCTGTCCTACATCACCGGCATCGACCCTTCGCTCGAACAGGCGGCGGCGACGCTCGGCGCCAACGCCCGCCAGCGCTTCGTCAACATCGTCTTGCCGCTGCTTGCCTCGGGCCTGGCGATCACCTTCTGCCTGTCCTTCGTTCAGGCCTTCGCGGTGTTCCCGTCGGCCGTGCTGCTCGGCGCGCCGGCCGGCCCGACCCGCGTCATCTCGATCGCCGCCTACGAGGCGGCGTTCGAGCAGTACGACTATTCGCTGGCCTCGGCGATCGCGATGGTCATGGCTGCGGTCCAGCTCGTCATCGTGATTGCCGTTCTTGGCGCACGCGCGCTCCTCTATCGCGGCTCCGCCGCCGGCGGGAAGGGTTGA
- a CDS encoding ABC transporter ATP-binding protein: MTGMSGAFRELRLDGVGRDFGGLSALRDVDLTIRQGEFIALLGPSGCGKSTTLNCIAGLLPLTHGSIRLDERRIDRLRPEERGFGMVFQNYALFPHMTVRRNIGFGLAMRNRPKAETDRKVDEALALVRLQAQAAKLPGQLSGGQQQRVAIARAIVIEPPLVLMDEPLSNLDAKLRLEMRGEIRRIHNLLGSTTIYVTHDQDEALSLADRIVVMRDGVVRQVGTPAELYSRPAHADVAEFMGFRNLIPGRIAGQNGTFQRLSIDAATMEGTAVEPIATADARVAIRPEDLVVRQAGPLQAIVESSEYRGRSFFGTARTSQGLELFFRSDRPVHDGETVRLAADPGHVLVYAGDKAP; the protein is encoded by the coding sequence ATGACGGGAATGTCCGGCGCATTCCGGGAGCTGCGCCTTGACGGCGTCGGTCGCGATTTCGGGGGGCTCTCGGCACTGCGGGATGTCGATCTGACGATCAGGCAGGGCGAATTCATCGCCCTGCTTGGGCCGTCCGGCTGTGGCAAGTCGACGACGCTGAACTGCATCGCCGGCCTGCTGCCGCTTACCCACGGCTCCATCCGGCTCGACGAGCGCCGCATCGACCGGCTGCGGCCGGAGGAGCGTGGCTTCGGCATGGTGTTCCAAAATTACGCCCTGTTCCCCCACATGACGGTGCGCAGGAATATCGGCTTCGGGCTCGCCATGCGCAACCGGCCGAAGGCGGAGACCGATCGCAAGGTCGACGAGGCGTTAGCACTGGTGCGGCTGCAGGCGCAGGCTGCGAAGCTGCCCGGCCAACTCTCGGGCGGCCAGCAGCAGCGTGTGGCGATCGCCCGCGCCATCGTCATCGAGCCGCCGCTGGTCTTGATGGACGAGCCGCTTTCCAATCTGGACGCCAAGCTGAGGCTCGAGATGCGCGGCGAGATACGGCGCATCCACAATCTGCTCGGCTCGACTACGATTTATGTCACCCACGACCAGGACGAGGCGCTGTCGCTGGCGGACCGCATCGTGGTGATGCGCGACGGCGTCGTGCGCCAGGTTGGCACGCCGGCCGAGCTCTATTCCCGGCCGGCGCATGCCGACGTGGCCGAGTTCATGGGCTTCCGCAATCTCATCCCGGGCCGCATTGCCGGGCAGAACGGCACATTCCAGCGTCTGAGCATCGATGCGGCCACCATGGAGGGCACGGCCGTCGAGCCGATCGCGACGGCGGATGCGCGGGTGGCGATCCGGCCGGAGGATCTCGTCGTCCGCCAGGCCGGTCCGCTCCAGGCAATTGTTGAGTCCTCCGAATATCGTGGTCGCAGCTTCTTCGGCACCGCCAGAACATCGCAGGGGCTGGAGCTGTTCTTCCGTTCCGACCGGCCGGTGCACGACGGCGAAACCGTGCGGCTCGCCGCCGATCCGGGCCACGTGCTCGTCTATGCCGGAGACAAGGCCCCGTGA
- a CDS encoding ABC transporter substrate-binding protein, with protein sequence MKYRDISRRTFAAGAAATGLAAFWRPAFGAKLAMPTSPVDLNVVDVAGNLALTQKAIEAYAAAKPQVVGRINFTKAPAPELPGKLKAQQDAGRVDIDLVLTGTDALSAGVTQGLWVPLLPDRQDSLPNLQDIYLPAAWNMQGLAQGQGVVVTYYPSGPLIEYMPSAVPQPPKTAADLLAWAKANPGGFIYARPANSGPGRTFIMGLPYILGDSDPKDPEKGWDKTWAYLKELGETIEYYPTGTGATMKELGEGTRSMTASTTGWDINPRVLGTVPKEAAVAALQGFHWVADAHYMAVPKGVGDDKLAVLLDLMNWLLQPAQQAYTFDNGYFYPGPAVKGVTLDQAPKESQDAIKEFGRPEYDALISGNPIELPLAPDKLVIAFRIWDEQVGGQKVKK encoded by the coding sequence TTGAAATACCGTGATATCAGCCGCCGGACATTCGCTGCCGGAGCAGCAGCAACCGGCCTCGCGGCCTTCTGGCGTCCGGCATTCGGCGCGAAGCTCGCCATGCCGACCTCGCCGGTCGATCTCAACGTGGTCGACGTCGCAGGCAACCTTGCCCTCACCCAGAAGGCGATCGAGGCCTATGCCGCGGCCAAGCCGCAGGTCGTCGGCCGCATCAACTTCACCAAGGCTCCCGCTCCCGAACTGCCGGGCAAGCTGAAGGCCCAGCAGGACGCCGGCCGGGTCGACATCGACCTCGTGCTGACCGGAACCGACGCACTCTCGGCTGGGGTGACTCAAGGGCTCTGGGTGCCGTTGCTGCCCGACCGCCAGGATTCGCTGCCGAACCTGCAGGACATCTACCTGCCGGCAGCCTGGAACATGCAAGGTCTGGCGCAGGGCCAGGGCGTGGTCGTCACTTATTATCCGTCCGGACCGCTGATCGAGTATATGCCCAGCGCCGTGCCGCAGCCGCCCAAGACCGCGGCGGACCTGCTTGCCTGGGCGAAGGCCAATCCCGGTGGCTTCATCTATGCCCGGCCGGCCAATTCGGGACCCGGCCGCACCTTCATCATGGGTCTGCCCTATATTCTCGGCGATTCCGATCCGAAAGACCCGGAGAAGGGCTGGGACAAGACCTGGGCCTATCTCAAGGAACTCGGCGAAACGATCGAATACTATCCGACCGGAACGGGCGCGACCATGAAGGAGCTCGGCGAGGGTACGCGTTCTATGACGGCCTCGACCACCGGCTGGGACATCAATCCGCGTGTGCTCGGCACCGTGCCGAAGGAAGCAGCTGTCGCTGCGCTGCAAGGCTTCCATTGGGTTGCGGACGCACACTACATGGCCGTGCCGAAGGGCGTCGGCGACGACAAGCTCGCTGTCCTGCTCGACCTGATGAACTGGCTGCTGCAGCCTGCCCAGCAGGCCTATACGTTCGACAACGGCTACTTCTATCCGGGTCCGGCCGTGAAAGGCGTCACGCTCGATCAGGCGCCCAAGGAAAGCCAGGACGCCATCAAGGAGTTCGGCCGGCCTGAATATGATGCGCTGATCTCGGGCAATCCGATCGAACTGCCGCTCGCCCCGGACAAGCTGGTTATCGCCTTCCGCATCTGGGACGAGCAGGTCGGCGGCCAGAAGGTCAAGAAATGA
- a CDS encoding FadR/GntR family transcriptional regulator, with translation MPFQAVAPQRLYEQVAEQVSGLIAAGEFRAGDRLPPERDLARKLAVSRPVLREAMVALELAGWVEVRSGAGTYVRASGRTALKIVNAGPSAFELLAARRTIEGEVAALAAVAATETDVADLRALNEEIGRQTASGQTGVEADGAFHRRLAEVTGNAVLVDIVSHLWAGMNGPILTRFHDLTNRPGKHRTNIADHEAIVAAVGRHDAAAARQAMAVHIGHVEAVFAEDIAETTAPTRAG, from the coding sequence ATGCCGTTCCAGGCGGTCGCGCCGCAAAGATTGTATGAGCAGGTCGCCGAGCAGGTGAGCGGACTGATCGCGGCCGGCGAATTCCGCGCCGGCGACCGCTTGCCGCCGGAGCGCGATCTTGCCCGCAAGCTGGCGGTGAGCCGGCCGGTGCTGCGCGAGGCCATGGTGGCGCTGGAGCTTGCAGGCTGGGTCGAGGTGCGCAGCGGCGCCGGAACTTATGTCAGGGCCTCCGGACGGACCGCGCTCAAGATCGTCAATGCCGGACCCAGCGCCTTCGAGCTTCTTGCCGCGCGCCGCACCATCGAGGGCGAGGTCGCAGCGCTCGCCGCAGTCGCCGCCACGGAAACGGACGTTGCCGACTTGCGTGCGTTGAATGAAGAGATCGGGCGCCAGACCGCCTCGGGCCAGACCGGCGTCGAGGCTGACGGCGCTTTCCATCGCCGTCTGGCGGAGGTCACCGGCAATGCGGTGCTGGTCGACATCGTCAGCCATTTGTGGGCGGGCATGAACGGGCCGATCCTGACGCGCTTCCACGACCTCACCAACCGCCCGGGCAAGCATCGCACCAACATCGCCGACCACGAGGCGATCGTCGCCGCGGTCGGCCGCCATGACGCGGCAGCCGCGCGGCAGGCGATGGCTGTCCATATCGGTCATGTCGAGGCGGTCTTCGCCGAAGACATCGCTGAAACGACCGCGCCGACGAGGGCGGGCTGA
- the uxuA gene encoding mannonate dehydratase, translating to MRESWRWFGPNDPVSLNDIRQAGATEVVSALHEVPVGEAWTTKAVEERMALIADGSRSPLAWTVVESIPIPDDVKRLGRQARRSIDAWIASLQAVARCGIRIVCYNFMPVIDWCRTDLEWELPNGAKALRFDQTRFAAFDLHILERPGAEADYSPEMREAARATYEAMTQADIDYLIMVIASALPGSTTEPLTIAAFRDKLVAYRDIDAAVLRRHLTEFLQEVAPVAEELGVTLTLHPDDPPRPLFGLPRVASNAQDYAALFDAVPSPANGICLCSGSLGVNAGNDLPAMARRFAPRIAFAHLRSTRRQADGSFHESDHLDGDVDMIALIAALLEEDRRRPSEKEIVFRSDHGHRMLDDLSPAKRITPGYAAIGRLRGLAELRGAIRALSHER from the coding sequence ATGCGAGAGAGCTGGCGCTGGTTCGGGCCGAACGATCCCGTGAGCCTGAACGACATCCGGCAGGCCGGCGCAACCGAGGTCGTCTCGGCGTTGCACGAGGTGCCGGTCGGCGAGGCATGGACGACAAAAGCTGTCGAGGAGCGGATGGCGTTGATCGCCGACGGCAGCCGCTCGCCGCTTGCCTGGACGGTCGTCGAGTCGATCCCCATCCCCGACGACGTGAAGCGCCTGGGCCGGCAGGCCCGCCGTTCCATCGATGCGTGGATCGCCAGCCTGCAGGCGGTCGCGCGCTGCGGCATCCGCATCGTCTGCTACAATTTCATGCCGGTCATCGACTGGTGCCGCACCGATCTTGAATGGGAGTTGCCCAACGGCGCCAAGGCGCTGCGCTTCGACCAGACGCGCTTTGCCGCGTTCGACCTGCATATCCTGGAACGGCCGGGCGCCGAGGCCGACTACTCGCCCGAAATGCGCGAGGCGGCGCGGGCGACTTACGAGGCGATGACCCAGGCCGACATCGACTACCTGATCATGGTGATTGCCAGCGCGCTGCCGGGCTCGACGACCGAGCCGCTCACCATCGCCGCCTTCCGCGACAAGCTTGTCGCCTATCGCGACATCGACGCCGCCGTGCTGCGGCGGCACCTGACGGAGTTCCTGCAGGAGGTCGCGCCGGTGGCGGAAGAACTCGGCGTCACGCTGACGCTGCATCCTGACGATCCGCCGCGGCCGCTGTTCGGCCTGCCGCGCGTCGCCTCCAACGCGCAGGATTATGCCGCGCTGTTCGACGCCGTGCCCTCGCCCGCCAATGGCATTTGCCTCTGCTCCGGCTCGCTCGGCGTGAACGCCGGCAACGACCTGCCCGCCATGGCGCGCCGCTTCGCCCCGCGGATTGCGTTCGCGCATCTGCGCTCGACGCGGCGCCAGGCCGATGGATCCTTCCATGAATCCGATCATCTCGACGGCGACGTCGACATGATCGCATTGATCGCGGCCCTGCTAGAAGAAGACCGCCGTCGCCCGTCCGAGAAAGAGATCGTCTTCCGGTCCGACCATGGCCACCGCATGCTCGACGACCTCTCGCCGGCCAAACGCATTACGCCGGGCTATGCCGCGATCGGCCGGTTGCGGGGCCTGGCGGAACTTCGCGGCGCGATCCGCGCGTTGTCGCATGAGCGGTGA